The sequence below is a genomic window from Leptolyngbya sp. NIES-3755.
ACAAAAGACCGAGGAGATTATCTTTTATTTGAGAGCAATCTAATCATCCGCATCCGCAAACATTACAACAACGCGATCGACAAGAATTTTCCGTGAATCATGTCCCCAAAGCAAACGTCTCTATTCCCAGAAAAATACGATGCTTTTCTAACAGCTTGAAGCAGCGCATTCTATCGGCTCAGATTCGTGCAGCCCTCGCAGTTAACCGGGAATTGGTGATGTTGTACTGGCAGACCGGGCGTGATATCTCTTTGCGTGTACAGCAGCAGAAATGGGGAAGCAAAGTCATTAAGCAGCTTGCGGCTGATCTAAAGCGAGAATTTCCTGACATCAATGATTTATCAACGCGAAATCTCCAATACATGAGGGCATTTGCCGAAGCTTACCCAGACGAAGCAATTGTGAACGACTTGTTGCACAATTACCCTGGGCGCACAACATGACGCTTCTCGAAAAGCTTCAATCCCACGAAGAGCAGCTTTGGTACGCCCAGCAAGCGTCAGAAAATGGCTGGAGTCGAGATGTTTTAGTTTTACAGATTGAAACAGGACTTTATCAACATAACAGGCAGGGAACGCTAGGAGCGTTGCATCAATGCAAAGAATAGAATTGGACTCAACATCACTGCATACCAAAATAGCAGACACCCGCGTAAGAAGTTAGCAATGATTGCATTGCCTAATCTGCGACCCACAATTGCTCGGAGCAGATCCTTAACGGGTGTAATCACGTCACGGTGCATCCAGCGATTCAGCGGCAACAAATCGAGAAACGGGATCTCATAACCTCTGCATTGATTGAAGTTAACTCGCCGATAGCTTAAATGCTCGACATCATGTGCCTTAAGCAATGGAAAAATTACGTCCCGCCCAAACAGCAAATTTAGCGCGATTTTGCGTCTGCGTGATTGCTTCCAGTTGGAACTATTGATATACCGTTGGTATTCAGGGGATAGCGATTTCCTTGCTTTGGGCATTTCAGACTCTAAATAGAACTTGAAAGTGTTTTTCGAGCAGATGTGTCGCGTGTGGTTTCGGAAGTCGATTTTGCATTCGATCAACGCATGACTGTATCAAACGGTGATATCGTAAACCGACTGCCAGAATAACCCATAGTTTGCCATAACTTTATCAAGAAAGGCTTCGTGTAGAGCTGGACTAGAAGAAGTTTGCCCTAGCAAAGACCGGATTGCGGGTGCAAACGGATGGGTGTGATCTAGAAAATTAAAATCATACTGACCCGGATGAAATCCGTTCATGGCAATGGGATTTGGACAAACAAAGCCAGCCGGATTTCTCAGAATGCCAAACAGTTCAAACAGTTCGACCTGACCATGTGGGTGCATCGACCACAGCGGGGCGCGATAGCGGTGTAACGCATCCATGAGTTGCTTGAATGCTTGGGAGTGTAAGCTAAAATCACCGCTGCTTGCACCACAGACAAACGCACTGAACAATCCCACTGATCCCGGTTCACGGAAGACCAAGTAAAAAAGATGCGTTCCCAGAATCATACCGTTCTGCTTAAAGAAATAATCGATACGAATTGCACCTGCGAAGTGAGCATAATGCTGGTCAATCATATTCGCAACTAGGATCGTTAGATCAGAGCGACTAGGTTCTAGCAGATGTAAATTAATGGACATGACTTGTAATCTCCTGGATGAGTATCGAACAATGTTTCTGCGAACACTGAGCAGAATTTTGAGTGGTTGAGCGAGTTTTTATCGTCGTTGCTGAGTCGATTGCAGCGGCACATTTGGAATTGATTTGGGCTGAATTGTAAAAATCTGACCGAATAGCCAACCCGCTACGAAGGTAAGAATGAAGTTTCGGACTGCGTTGTTATTTCGATACCCATACATTTTGATTTCTCCTAACATCAATTGAGCAATTCTTTCTAACCGTTCATCCGAATGGTCGGATGATTCGGCTAGACTTGTGGGGTTAAGAATTCGATCGAATTTCGGCTGTGTGGAAATCAGTCATAGTAGGGATTGCGCCTCAGGCATCCGAGAAGTCGGATCACGTCGGATGCTTTTCGGCTCTTCTCCAAATGCAGTTTCAGGTCTATAAAGACTCTGTAAAACTTGCGCCACAATCCTTACATTTGCGATATCTCTTAACTGGAATACCGCTTTCATTCCGTTGAGTTTTCTGAACAACGCTGTTGAGATGCTGACATTCTTGAGGCAAGCTCGTTTTAGTTTCTGCCTGAATCTGTGCGATTTTAGTCGGCAATTTTGACCAATCACAAGCGATTGCATCAGCATCAGGTAATTCAAAGAATTCAGCTTTACCACCTGTGACCAGCAAGCCTAATCGCTTCTCATTCCATCCTTCTAAACCCAACTCCTCATTCTGAGAATCGCAGTATTCTTTGAGCTTGTCGTAGCGTTTCTTCAATCCCTCCTTCTTTGTTGAGAAAGCAGGAGTTTTCTCGATCGCGGTAACAACAGCAGTGCCAAAATAGACCGCGTTGTAATTATCCATATCTGCCCATTCCATCCCCTTTTTTCCAACACTGGGAGACTGACCAATCACATACGCTTTCATGCCAATGTGCCGCATTCCTTTTGTGCTGTTCAAAATCTCAGTGTTGACTCCTTTGCCGTCTTTGCGGTCTGCAATGCGATCGATCTCATCAAAGACATCGATCGTCCTTGGTTCTGCGATTTTAGATTCGACTCGCTGATCGACTTCTGCAACGAATGCTTCAATCGCTTTGAGGGTTTCAGCTTCACCCCGCGAGGTTTTGGCAATATGCCAATAATCCTGCTCTGAGCCATCCATTGGATCATGCAGGCGGACGATCGCAGGATTTGGCTGATTGGCTTCGATCGCTAATAGCAAGTTCACGAAGATTCCTTTCCCTTCTCCGAGCGCTCCCATGATGCGGGTTGTGGGCTTTCTGAGCGCAGCGTAAACGCGATCGAACTGCTGAGCCGGAATCCACAGAGATGCAACTTCATCCTTGCTCGTCGTTTTCGGCTTTTTGCGAAAGACCATTGCAGTTTTGATGCGGTGTGGATTCACGCGATCGTATTCAAACTTCAGATCTTTGATACATCCGCATAGCACTGAGAACTCATTGCCACGATCGTTCAATGCGTCGATCGTGGCTTGCCCGCGAATTTTGCGATCGCGCAAACTGAAAAATACATCGAATCCAGTGCCATCGGTATAAGGCACAATTTCAGAAGCATCGAGGCAAATAGGCTGCTCACCCTCCCACAGTGCGTGTATGAGTCGATTCGGTCTGACAAATTCGCCAATCTCGTCGAAGGAGTGCGGTTTCATCAACTGATTGAGATGTCCAGATAAGCGCATCAACTCCTGATCCCGTGCATCAAGCAGGTTGTCAAACGCGCTGGGAATGCCGTTGTTGATCGCGTCAGATAATTCAGAAAACTCTGAAACATACTCCGCGTTAATGCGCTTTAAATCTGCAACCGCTGAGTTGTAGAGAGTCGCGACTTTGGTGTATTCGGTGTTTAAGTCTCTCAGCTTGTCTTCGACTCTGTATAACTCTGACTCTGCCCGGAGTGAAATGACCCCTCGAAACTAGACCACTTCCTTCGAGAGAAAAGCAACATTAGCTCATAGCTAGTATACTGCTATCTCTCATTCTTTTTCATGTTTGTTTTAGTGATTGTTCCTCCATTCACTTTCAAATTCAATTGGTGTTAAATATCCAATTGATGAATGTATCCTCTTCCTCATGTACACATCCTCCAAAAACACTTTGATCTGCATGTACGCTTCCGCAAAGTTACGATACTCGGATAAATCGACTTCCTCCTCTTTAATCGTTCGCATCAGTCGTTCCGCATAGCCATTCTGCGTTGGCTCTCCCACCTCTGCCATGCTGATTTCAATGTTTCGTTGCTTTAGTGCCTCAACATAGCCTGTCGCTGCATACTGCACCCCTTGGTCAGAATGATGAATCTCTGGCTGGTAATGTTCTAAAGCCTTGTTCAATGCGGTTAAGGTCAGACTGTGATCCAGTCCTCGCCCTAAGTGCCACCCCCGAATACAGCGAGTAAATACATCCATCAAGACAGCCAGATAAACAAAGCCTTCTCCTAATCGAATGTATGTGATATCTCCAACCCAGACTTGGTTCGGTCGTTCAATCCTCAGTCCTGCAACTCGATTCGGATAACGTGCAAAGCTATGATTGCTATTGGTCGTGCGAACTCGCCGTTTTGGAGCTTTTCCGGCAAGCCCCATTTCTTTCATCAATCGAGCAACCCGTTTATGGTTGACGACAATCCCTTGCCGTTTCAATTGCTGAGTAATTCGCCGATAGCCATAGCGCGGAAACTCGCCTGCAATTTTGTCGATCGCTGATTTCAGTTCTGTCTCTGCTTCAAAATCTTCCTCAACGGGCTGATAGTACAAGCTACTTCGATTCACCAATAGTACTTCACACACCAAACGCACAGAATAGCTCGGTTGTAGCTCAGCTACAATGCACCGCTTTTCTTCGTCGCTGAGATGCTCGATGCTTTTTTTGCGACTTCTAATTGCATCGTCAATTTCCCCACCATTTGTTCGAGTTCTGCAATGCGTGCTTCGGTTTCTGAAACTTGTCCAGTCTCCCCAAACACCACGGGCGCTCGTTCGACGAATTCGTTTTGCCATCGCGTTAACACACTGCGATGCACGCCATGCGCTCGACTGATCTCGGTTTGCGTCTTTTCGCCACGCAGCAGTTCGAGGACGACTTTGGCTTTGAATTGGGGGCTGTATTTCTTCGCTTGATTTGACATGCACTTGATCCTACTCCTTAAACGGTTCTTTGTTGCTTTTGGAGTGGTCTAGATTTTTGGGGTCATTTCAGAGTTTAGCGGTTTCATCAATGGTGCTGAACTGAGCTTTGTATTGAATGTTTTCGCGATCGAGTTCATGAATGCGAACATTTAGCTGTTCGACTTCTCGATCGTGTTCAAGGATCATCTGATCGAATCGCTGTACCCAATTCGTCTTCGATGACTCAAACGATGCCACCTGCGATCTGAGAATTGAGCATTCTGCAAGCGCTTGATTTAGTTCCGCTGCACGTTGCTCAAAGGTTTTCTTCACTTCCTGATATTTGGTTTGCAGATTTACGTCAGCGCTGAGTTGCGATCGCAGTTCAGTGAGTTTCTGCTCGTAATAGTCTTGGCGGTCTCTTAAACCTTGTTCTAGTCGAGTCTGAGCTTCTTCTAAGGCGATTTCAGCTTGTGCAACTTTCTCCTGCAAGCGATCGCGTTCAGTCTGTAGCTTGCGCTGAGTATCGCTGCGATTCAACCCCCTGTAAGAGAAAGCACAGACAGCACCAGTGAGGGTGCTCAAGCTGGCAAGCTGAGGACTGGGGAAAATTGTGTTCGTTGCGAGGACAATCACGGTACTGGCAGCCATGCCGCTAACGGAAACGGTTTCCGCTAACTGCGCCACGAAGTTTTGATTTAACATAAGGCTAATTTCCTTTTGCATTGAGTGGAGGAAAGGAACCCCTGGCTGGTCTGCAAACTGGGCTAGGGGCATTTCCGGATTTATGCTGCAATCTGAGCTTGAACATTGAGCGTGGGATACTTCATTTCGGTTTCGTGCTGGTGAGCCATTGCTTTCCGGTTAGCGCGATCGGCTTTCGATTGTGCTTCTAGCAGCAGTCCACGGTACTCCTGCTCAAGATGCGGCACCAGTGCATTTTGATACCCCAGACGCATTTGCAATTCGTTCAGTTCAGTGATGGCGATCTCAGTCCGAACCGTTGCTTTCTGATAGTTCACTTTTTCGGTGCGGATGTCCTGCAATCCGGTGTGGTATTGGATCAAGGACTTACCCAACTTGGTTGCAGCGATTCCAGCTTCGACATATTTGTTCGCCACCTGAATGGAATCTTTCAGGTTTGCGGCAGCATTCATCTGCTCACGATAAGCAAGCTCGTCTTGTTTTCTCTGTTCATCGCTTACTCGTGGCAGAGCTGGATTTGGACTAAAACCGATCGCACCTTGGGCAAACTCCTGAAATTCAGGCAGTTCAAGCTCAAAGGTTTGAGGTAGATTAAACGGCATCGTGAATGCTCCTTAAACGAAATTGACAACATCGGATAACACAGCATCGATCGTGCTCCAGTCATGCTCTGCCTGGATAGGCTGAGAACTGGTGGTAATGGGAACGACATTGCCTTTAGTCCGATTCGTTTCCTTCTCGAACAATCCAGGTTCGCCCATGACAGGCGTTACCTCGGTGACTGGCATACCGTTCACTGGATTTTTTTTAGGTCTACCCATCTTGTTCTACTCCTGAATTCAGTTGGTATTATTCGTTGGGTCGAAAAGTGATCGAGAACGAGCGCTGGTTAAAGCGAGTTGTGCTTGCTGGTGCTGCGTGATAGCTAATCGTCCTGACTCTTGAGTGAGATGAAGTTTAAGTTCAGCGATCGTGCAGTCTGTTTGCGCGGATTTGAGTTGCAGTAATGATCGGTTTAACTCAAACGCTGCCGCGACCAATTCAGCGAGTTTGAGGCTTTCCATCGATTTGAGGGGATTGAGCGAGGTGAATGTGGGGAGCGATCAGCCAAATACCGACCAGTAAGCCGATCACAAGAAGCATTAGACTGATGAGGACTGGGCGTTTTCGGATTGAGACTTTCCCGGCGCAGAGAGCGATCCAGATTCAGCCGATTGAATGGTAGATTTGAACGCCTGCTGTTTAAGTTGTAGGGCAGCATAACCAAGCTGCACCCCTTTGAGTTGAAACTCCTTGAGCAGTAACTGATCGCTCAGACTCATCGCTTCGTGATATTGCGCGTTGAGAGTTTGAGCCTGATCGTATTGCTGTTGCATCTGCACGATCGCATCCTGCTGCAATTGCTCGAACACCTGAAGTCGTTGCTGCATCTGATTGAGATACGCAACGTCGTTGCCACTGGGAACAAGATCAGCAATCGCGGGCAGTGTAGGCGTTGAACCGATGTGTAAGAAAAGTCCCGAAGAGTGGCTAGGTGTATCATCTGTCTCTTCCGTCTGAGGTGGCAGTACATCTGGACGAATCGCAGGAGTTGATTGCCAAGTTTCGAGGCGATCGCTAAAGCGTTCCGTTAAAATGGTTGCCCACTTCTTCTTTGAGCCAGCAAAATAGCGATCGCCTAGAAGATCTACCGCGAGTGGGGAATAGCGATCGTCATTCAGCCGCAGTTCAGATTCAGCAAGCCAAGGAGCAAGTTCTCGCAAATCGACAAACCATTTCTGAATTGTTCGCTTGGATTGTTGATAATGTGCCGCGATCTCTTTGCAATACTGAGGTTCTGCGGGTTTCCAATGACCAATTGAAGATTGATCATCTACATCAGTGAGCGAGACTTCAGACGATTCGCGATTATTAGTTGATTCGCATCCGTCTTGTTTTTCGCTCGCTACGACTGTCGTAGCTGATTCATCCGAGTGGGCGTAAGAACGATTTTGAGAGATCGCAGGATCGACTCGTTCAAAAACTTCAGCAGTTGCAGGATCAAGCAGGTCGAACATTTTAGTCATCGTTCGTATTCTCCATTATCAAAATTTCAGATGTTCGTGGAACGGTCGTCGTGGTCGCTGCGATTCATTTGCCGTTCGCTTACGAAAGCAATTTAACACAAAATTATAGAACGTGCTATATTTTTATTGAACTAATTCGTAACTGTAGATGAGACAATGAACGAAAATATAGAAACGCCAGAAATAATGGCTGAACGGTTCATAATCTCTTACTACTACGTTTCTTCTCAAGACTCTGAAAGAATTGCCGCTTTCAGGGAATGTTCGGGTGACTCCGAGAAAACGCTGATTACTCAATATGTGAGGGGGTGGATAGGACGAAACAGAGACTACTATTTAGACTTAGCTCGACAGGATGCTGCGGCTAGGAAAATTTCATTTCAGCAGTGGGGAGAAACAGTTGTGCAGAAAGGAATTGAAGCACTACCGCCCTATCAACAAGAACTGGTTAATATTCCCCCTAGTCCACTACGAGATGTTGCCTTGTCTCCCTCTGCGGAGCGAAAAGCACTGAATTACATTGCGCTAGGCAAACAGAATTTAGCATTGCTTAGGATCGGTGTTCACTACGATCGAGACAACGCGATCGGATTTGTGTCTCGAATTGTTAAAGAACACCTTGATCGTAATTGGGATAAGCTCTATGCCTCTCAAGTAGAGGCTGAAAACTTTGAAAATTGGAAATAAATTAGGAGAAACTTATGCAAGCACAAGTAACTCAACCAACGGAACTGACCTTACAAAAGGTGAGTCAAGCTGTGGATGCGATTCTTGAAGTTCTTGGAAGTCCAGAAACAGACTTACATCAAAAGGCGCTCTCAGCCTTCCAAAGCGGTGATCATCAAACAGTGAAAAGGTTAGCATCCACCCACCTTTCCGATTACTACTGCAAATCATTGGGATACTTGGGCGGTGCGTTGAAATTGACACCAAACACAGACACGATTCTTGCCGAGTCCGCACGAGCAGCGGCTGACTTCGCACGAGAGAGAACATTAGCCCGATTGGGGGCTGAAATTGCCAAGGCACTAGATTGATTTTCTGAGTCATTATTGATATAGCCAGTAGTAGAGCGAGGGCAATTTCATGACACAGGCAGCAAGAAAATTGTCATTTGAGGAATATCTCAACCTGGAAAGCTTTGAGGGGCTGCCGGAAGGTCGATCGGAATTTATCAATGGAGCGTTGACGGAATTGCCACCAGAGTCAGAGCCAAACGATTGGATTGCGCGGTATTTATTTCTACTACTGGCGAATACGGGCATTGTCTCAGCCCGATTGATTGCAATTCATACGTGCGAACTGCAAGTTCCAGTCTTGCAATCAACTGATCCCCGAAACCGATACCCAGATCTAGTCATTCTTCGAGAAGAGCATTTACAGCTCACACAGCGGCGACTGACGATTAAACTCGATATGCCTCCACCTCAATTAGTCGCAGAGGTCGTTAGTCCTGGTCAGACGAATCGCGATCGAGACTATAAAGACAAGCTGGCTCAATATCAACAGCGCGGCATTCCTGAGTATTGGCTGATCGATCCAGAGCAAAAAGCGGTGATTGTATTAGAACTGAGATCGGGACAGTATGTAGAAACTGGCACGTTTGAAGGAAAAAATCTAATTCGGTCTTCAGTACTCAAGAACCTACCCTTGAGTGCTGAACAGATTCTAGCTGGAGGGCGATAAATGGCTTCGACATCGGACTTAGCGACATTAGAGGCTTGGCTGAATCAGCACTCAGTTGGGAACCAATTAGCCTCCAGCAGAGGAGGCTTCACAACCGTTGAGGAGATTAGACAACTCGCTGAAAGTTGCGACGAACTAGAAATTGAGGACGATCGCGTTTATCTCAATTGGAATCGTCGCGAGTCGAGTCCCTCCGGCTATCGGTTCCAATCGATCATTGCTATTCCTGACGCTGTGAATCCGCGAATTCAGTTGAAGTCAACGCCACTGACATTTGAAGAATTTATGGCACGATCTCCCGGAGGATTGGAACTGTGCAGCGGCTATCTTGGCAGCGACATCAAAGAAGCGTTCAATCTGCTTGACATTGCGCTGGAAACCTTCGGGTTATTGCAAGTGGTTCGTCGCGCCCCAAAAGAGCTTTGGGAGGCAGCGCTGACTCGTGCTTACGAATCAGGAGGACAATAAGTAATGGTTTCTACTTCAGATTCTTCTCAGCAATTTTCCAAGGAAGATTACCCCGTCGCGATCAATACACGGGACTATCTGCGCCAGCTTGAAATTGTGCAAGACATCGTAGGAAGGGAGCCGCCACCAGATTACTCCACTTCGATCGATAATTTAGAGAATCTACAACAGCTAGAAACTGAGAAGAGTCAGTTATCAAAGGTTACTTTAACGACGCTTACAGCTTTTTTCGTGATGGGACTGACAACGTTCTCAGTTGCGTGGCTATTTATGCTGTTTGCTTGGAGACCCGCAGTTCGACTCGAAAAAGTTAGCCGCCTCATTCGGTTGATTACCGAGATTTTAGAGGCGTTTGAAGAGATGCGTGTGGAGATGCTGCCGCTGCTAAAAGTTCCAAAATGTGAACCGATCGATCTATTTGTTCGATTTCCGGGCAAAGAATTCCTACTC
It includes:
- a CDS encoding hypothetical protein (similar to AA sequence:cyanobase_aa:gll3053), which produces MLYWQTGRDISLRVQQQKWGSKVIKQLAADLKREFPDINDLSTRNLQYMRAFAEAYPDEAIVNDLLHNYPGRTT
- a CDS encoding hypothetical protein (conserved hypothetical protein;~similar to AA sequence:cyanobase_aa:AM1_B0080); amino-acid sequence: MTLLEKLQSHEEQLWYAQQASENGWSRDVLVLQIETGLYQHNRQGTLGALHQCKE
- a CDS encoding integrase, catalytic region (similar to AA sequence:cyanobase_aa:AM1_2477), whose amino-acid sequence is MRLVCEVLLVNRSSLYYQPVEEDFEAETELKSAIDKIAGEFPRYGYRRITQQLKRQGIVVNHKRVARLMKEMGLAGKAPKRRVRTTNSNHSFARYPNRVAGLRIERPNQVWVGDITYIRLGEGFVYLAVLMDVFTRCIRGWHLGRGLDHSLTLTALNKALEHYQPEIHHSDQGVQYAATGYVEALKQRNIEISMAEVGEPTQNGYAERLMRTIKEEEVDLSEYRNFAEAYMQIKVFLEDVYMRKRIHSSIGYLTPIEFESEWRNNH
- a CDS encoding transposase (similar to AA sequence:cyanobase_aa:AM1_3696), with the protein product MSNQAKKYSPQFKAKVVLELLRGEKTQTEISRAHGVHRSVLTRWQNEFVERAPVVFGETGQVSETEARIAELEQMVGKLTMQLEVAKKASSISATKKSGAL
- a CDS encoding hypothetical protein (similar to AA sequence:cyanobase_aa:Npun_R0635) — protein: MQAQVTQPTELTLQKVSQAVDAILEVLGSPETDLHQKALSAFQSGDHQTVKRLASTHLSDYYCKSLGYLGGALKLTPNTDTILAESARAAADFARERTLARLGAEIAKALD
- a CDS encoding hypothetical protein (protein of unknown function DUF820;~similar to AA sequence:cyanobase_aa:LBDG_29490) codes for the protein MTQAARKLSFEEYLNLESFEGLPEGRSEFINGALTELPPESEPNDWIARYLFLLLANTGIVSARLIAIHTCELQVPVLQSTDPRNRYPDLVILREEHLQLTQRRLTIKLDMPPPQLVAEVVSPGQTNRDRDYKDKLAQYQQRGIPEYWLIDPEQKAVIVLELRSGQYVETGTFEGKNLIRSSVLKNLPLSAEQILAGGR
- a CDS encoding unknown protein (similar to AA sequence:cyanobase_aa:all8520), which gives rise to MVSTSDSSQQFSKEDYPVAINTRDYLRQLEIVQDIVGREPPPDYSTSIDNLENLQQLETEKSQLSKVTLTTLTAFFVMGLTTFSVAWLFMLFAWRPAVRLEKVSRLIRLITEILEAFEEMRVEMLPLLKVPKCEPIDLFVRFPGKEFLLFSVRSYGDSAVVYHETKQALYHKRVKRQGLSRCKPDPLIELTEQEFWLRKNRKDLFGGSAKGSRRPMAKVVVIWKPSRLFEHREHLYSTLSDQRFVFIRKEGGAYYLIYRDQVIDFIRAYLAHRQSQEREKAA